ATCTTTCGGGCCGCGCTGAAAGCCCGCAAGCGGCTGTACTACCCCAAGGTGACCGGCGATGTGGCCGGCGCATACCGGGTCCGGGCCAAGGGGGACCTCGTTCCGGGCCGGTACGGAATACTTGAGCCGGAGGGAGATGAGCGGTTGCCCGGATCCGGCGGGGATGCGCTCGCGGTGTTCGTCCCGGGAGTGGCTTTCGACATACACGGAAACCGCATCGGTCGCGGCGGCGGTTGGTACGACCGCTGGTTGGAGGGGCTGGATGTGTGCGTGCCAAGAATTGCCTTGGCCTACGAATTTCAACTGCTTGAGGAAGTGCCTGTGGAGCGGGGAGATCTGCCGGTCCACACCATCGTGACGGAGAGCAGAATCATAGCCTGTGATGG
This sequence is a window from Deltaproteobacteria bacterium. Protein-coding genes within it:
- a CDS encoding 5-formyltetrahydrofolate cyclo-ligase — protein: MKRALRGAVLAKRDALSPVLARAWGQGIQRRALALPAYLAARAVALYSPLGNEVETSEIFRAALKARKRLYYPKVTGDVAGAYRVRAKGDLVPGRYGILEPEGDERLPGSGGDALAVFVPGVAFDIHGNRIGRGGGWYDRWLEGLDVCVPRIALAYEFQLLEEVPVERGDLPVHTIVTESRIIACDGSEHRRAEPDV